A single genomic interval of Mangifera indica cultivar Alphonso chromosome 5, CATAS_Mindica_2.1, whole genome shotgun sequence harbors:
- the LOC123216805 gene encoding calcium-binding protein KIC, producing the protein MENKEISTKATAMTSEYEDLLPVMAEKLDVETFVSELCGGFRLLSDLNKGLITPESLRENSAYLGMEGMTKEEAEAMVREGDLDGDGALNETEFCILMVRLSPGMMEDAEFWLEKALEQELTKSSS; encoded by the coding sequence ATGGAAAATAAGGAAATATCGACGAAGGCAACAGCGATGACAAGCGAGTATGAAGATTTATTACCAGTGATGGCTGAGAAGCTTGATGTAGAGACGTTTGTGTCAGAATTATGTGGGGGATTTCGACTTCTTTCGGACCTGAATAAGGGGCTGATAACGCCGGAGAGTCTAAGGGAAAATTCAGCATATCTAGGGATGGAGGGGATGACGAAAGAGGAGGCAGAGGCCATGGTAAGAGAAGGAGATCTTGATGGAGATGGAGCACTCAATGAAACTGAGTTCTGCATCTTAATGGTCAGACTTAGCCCTGGAATGATGGAAGATGCTGAGTTCTGGCTAGAAAAGGCTCTTGAACAAGAGCTAACCAAATCTTCATCTTGA